From Streptomyces sp. TLI_235, a single genomic window includes:
- a CDS encoding colanic acid/amylovoran biosynthesis protein, producing MRIVVVNAYVRGNAGDAALLSVCLRHVREAFPHARTVIAGMEDAAVHPDFEGVENIGSIRRWVADGEVSLLRRVLRKLLVAPLAVLALLLPRPAGRTLLRLLPAEARREADAVSRADLVVSMGGGYLNARPGLNGHQNVFFVLLPAFLAQRAGVPVVFAPQSFGPFPARLQRRLVRRALRRSPLVLAREALSAAILEECGLPADRIGRAVDSGFAYAPEAQPDWRARLDTDPGQPLVGLTARRWLEPAAQDGYERALAEVVDRIQAAGHRVVLIPQVSTGYLGDDDILVERRIAAHCTTPPLQLDERVDYRELRSLYGECSLLVGTRFHSVIFALTSGVPCVAIGYEHKTAGIMAELGLSAKVVPIEEVTADRLWTLVGPLLGPGAEEYRALLRDRVPGYVARAEEFPAMLRALLPATAQDTARAVAQPQVSA from the coding sequence ATGAGGATCGTCGTCGTCAACGCCTACGTCCGCGGCAACGCCGGGGACGCAGCCCTGCTCTCCGTCTGCCTGCGGCACGTCCGGGAGGCCTTCCCGCACGCCCGGACGGTCATCGCCGGTATGGAGGACGCCGCCGTCCACCCCGACTTCGAGGGCGTCGAGAACATCGGGTCGATCCGCCGCTGGGTCGCCGACGGCGAGGTCTCGTTGCTGCGCCGCGTCCTGCGCAAGCTCCTCGTCGCACCGCTCGCCGTCCTCGCCCTGCTGCTGCCCAGGCCCGCCGGCCGCACACTGCTGCGCCTGCTCCCTGCGGAGGCCCGCCGCGAGGCCGACGCGGTCTCCCGGGCCGACCTGGTCGTCTCCATGGGCGGCGGCTACCTCAACGCCCGCCCCGGTCTGAACGGGCACCAGAACGTCTTCTTCGTCCTCCTCCCCGCCTTCCTCGCCCAGCGCGCCGGGGTGCCGGTGGTGTTCGCGCCGCAGTCCTTCGGCCCGTTCCCCGCCCGCCTCCAGCGGCGGCTCGTCCGGCGCGCGCTGCGCCGCTCGCCGCTCGTGCTGGCCCGTGAGGCCCTCAGCGCGGCGATACTGGAGGAGTGCGGCCTGCCCGCGGACCGGATCGGCCGGGCCGTCGACTCCGGCTTCGCCTACGCCCCCGAGGCGCAGCCCGACTGGCGGGCCCGTCTCGACACCGACCCCGGGCAGCCGCTGGTCGGGCTCACCGCCCGGCGCTGGCTGGAGCCGGCCGCCCAGGACGGCTACGAGCGGGCCCTCGCCGAGGTCGTGGACCGGATCCAGGCCGCCGGCCACCGGGTCGTCCTGATCCCCCAGGTCAGCACCGGCTACCTCGGCGACGACGACATCCTCGTCGAACGCCGGATCGCCGCCCACTGCACCACGCCGCCGCTGCAGCTCGACGAACGCGTCGACTACCGCGAACTGCGCTCCCTCTACGGCGAATGCTCGCTGCTCGTCGGCACCCGCTTCCACTCGGTGATCTTCGCGCTCACCAGCGGCGTCCCGTGCGTGGCCATCGGCTACGAGCACAAGACCGCCGGCATCATGGCCGAACTCGGCCTCTCCGCGAAGGTGGTGCCGATCGAGGAGGTGACCGCGGACCGCCTGTGGACGCTGGTCGGGCCGCTGCTCGGCCCCGGCGCCGAGGAGTACCGCGCGCTGCTCCGCGACCGCGTCCCCGGCTACGTCGCCCGCGCCGAGGAGTTCCCCGCGATGCTCCGGGCCCTCCTGCCGGCCACCGCCCAGGACACGGCCCGGGCAGTGGCCCAGCCACAGGTGTCGGCCTGA